The following are from one region of the Fusarium verticillioides 7600 chromosome 1, whole genome shotgun sequence genome:
- a CDS encoding glutamate decarboxylase, with translation MSLVQHSSSEAASPVPIIETDDQGRPVKSTSTNGYFPSSSGQHLPSSANGTVTPSFIDNMSHLSVVRARDDSDAASVRSTSSRTSRKPQMQLASYQDEFTTSVYGSRFAGMDLPRHHMPENEMPRDIAYRMIKDDLSLDNNPMLNLASFVTTYMEDEAEKLMAESFSKNFIDYEEYPQSADIQNRCVNMIGDLFHAPPGESVGTSTVGSSEAIMLAVLAMKKRWKNRRQAEGKSTEHPNIVMSSAVQVCWEKATRYFEIDEKLVYCTPDRFVMDPDEAVDLCDENTIGMCAILGTTYTGEYEDIKAINDLLVERNLDVPIHVDAASGGFVAPFVVPDLEWDFRCEKVVSINVSGHKYGLVYPGVGWVIWRSPEYLPQELVFNINYLGADQSSFTLNFSKGASQVIGQYYQLIRLGKHGYRAIMSNLTRTADYLTETLENLGFVIMSERSGAGLPLVAFRFKTVEEGGDPDRYYDEFALAHHLRSRGWVVPAYTMAPNSGVKMLRVVVREDFTKSRCDQLICDVKLCHGLLKETDQESIKKREEYIRNHISAMGRGKHAHPVYKGESHSLQGKTGKTHAIC, from the exons ATGAGTCTCGTACAACATTCTTCAAGTGAGGCTGCCTCACCTGTTCCCATCATCGAGACAGACGACCAAGGAAGACCCGTGAAATCAACAAGTACAAACGGTTACTTCCCCTCCTCCAGCGGccaacatcttccttcttctgccaaCGGAACTGTTACTCCTTCGTTCATCGACAACATGTCCCATCTCTCTGTTGTCCGTGCGAGAGACGACTCTGACGCTGCGTCTGTCCGCTCCACGAGCTCTCGCACCTCGAGAAAGCCCCAGATGCAGCTTGCGAGCTATCAGGATGAGTTCACCACCAGCGTCTACGGCTCTCGCTTTGCGGGCATGGATCTCCCCAGGCATCATATGCCAGAGAATGAGATGCCCCGCGACATTGCGTATCGCATGATCAAGGATGATCTGAGTCTCGACAACAACCCCATGCTCAA CTTGGCGTCTTTTGTTACTACTTACATG gaagatgaagccgaaAAGCTCATGGCTGagtccttctccaagaacttcatcGATTACGAAGAGTACCCTCAATCCGCCGACATTCAGAACCGCTGTGTCAACATGATCGGCGATCTTTTCCACGCGCCTCCCGGCGAATCAGTCGGTACATCCACTGTTGGTTCATCAGAAGCTATTATGCTCGCTGTCCTGGCCATGAAGAAGCGCTGGAAGAACCGCAGGCAAGCTGAGGGAAAGAGCACCGAGCACCCCAACATCGTCATGTCATCTGCTGTGCAGGTCTGTTGGGAAAAGGCCACTCGTTATttcgagattgacgagaagctcgtcTACTGCACTCCTGATCGATTCGTCATGGATCctgatgaggctgttgatctGTGTGACGAGAATACCATTGGCATGTGTGCTATTCTCGGAACTACTTACACTGGCGAGTACgaggatatcaaggccatcaacgATCTCCTCGTTGAGCGAAACCTTGATGTTCCTATTCACGTCGATGCTGCCAGTGGCGGTTTTGTCGCTCCATTCGTGGTCCCCGACCTAGAATGGGATTTCCGATGTGAAAAGGTTGTTTCCATCAACGTTTCAGGTCATAAGTACGGTCTTGTGTACCCTGGTGTTGGTTGGGTCATCTGGCGATCTCCCGAGTATCTTCCTCAAGAGctcgtcttcaacatcaactaccTCGGAGCTGACCAATCCTCTTTCaccctcaacttctccaagggTGCATCACAGGTCATTGGCCAATACTACCAGCTCATCCGTCTCGGAAAGCATGGTTACCGTGCTATCATGAGTAACCTTACCCGTACTGCCGACTACCTGACAGAAACCCTGGAGAACCTGGGTTTCGTCATCATGTCAGAACGATCTGGAGCTGGTCTCCCCCTCGTTGCCTTCCGATTCAAGACTGTTGAAGAGGGCGGTGATCCTGATCGCTACTACGATGAGTTTGCTCTCGCCCACCACCTCCGATCTCGAGGTTGGGTCGTCCCCGCTTACACCATGGCTCCCAACTCTGGTGTCAAGATGTTGCGTGTTGTTGTCCGAGAGGACTTTACAAAGAGTCGATGTGACCAGCTTATCTGTGATGTCAAGCTGTGCCAcggtcttctcaaggagaCGGATCAGGAGTCTATCAAGAAGCGTGAAGAGTACATCAGGAATCATATTTCTGCCATGGGTCGTGGAAAGCATGCCCACCCTGTTTACAAG GGCGAGTCGCATTCTCTCCAGggcaagactggcaagacaCATGCTATTTGCTAG
- a CDS encoding acetylornithine aminotransferase, mitochondrial yields MAMRLPLRARLASCAAVARPWIVRRGFASLPNADVASDSKSAAIVNEHAPYMVATYARPPPVFVKGKGSWLWDAEDRKFLDFTAGIAVNGLGHCDPEFTRILNEQAQTLVHASNLYYNPWTGALSKLLVEKTLESGAMHNAASVFVCNSGSEANEAAIKFARKAGKVVDPSGEKVEIVSFNNGFHGRTMGSLSATPNPKYQKPFSPMVPGFKTGNYNDVSGINDLVTEKTCGVIVEPIQGEGGVTPATEEFLVALAKRCREVGAVLIYDEIQSGLGRTGTLWAHGNLPKEAHPDVLTTAKALGNGFPIGAVLVTQDVSDKMKVGDHGTTFGGNPLACRLAHYIVGRLSDKQLQADVRAKSEIFKKRFTKLQSQYPDLVTEVRGRGLILGLQLSEDPTAIIKAARERGLLIISAGVNTLRFVPSLTVTDEEINQGLDIVEAAIAATR; encoded by the exons ATGGCTATGCGACTTCCCCTCCGAGCTCGATTGGCGTCCTGCGCTGCCGTCGCCCGTCCTTGGATCGTCCGCCGAGGTTTCGCTTCGCTACCGAACGCCGACGTCGCGTCTGATTCCAAGAGCGCTGCCATTGTGAACGAGCATGCGCCTTATATGGTTGCCACATATGCTCGTCCTCCGCCTGTGTTTGTCAAGGGGAAGGGCTCGTGGCTGTGGGATGCTGAGGACCGAAAGTTCTTGGACTTTACAGCCGGTATCGCTGTCAATGGCCTCGGTCATTGCGATCCTGAGTTTACTCGAATCTTGAACGAGCAG GCCCAAACTCTCGTTCACGCCTCCAATCTCTATTACAACCCGTGGACGGGCGCCCTCTCCAAGCTCCTCGTCGAAAAAACCCTCGAATCAGGTGCCATGCACAACGCCGCCTCAGTCTTCGTCTGCAACTCCGGTTCCGAAGCCAACGAGGCCGCTATCAAGTTCGCCCGCAAAGCCGGAAAGGTCGTCGATCCCTCAGgcgagaaggtcgagatcgTCTCGTTCAACAATGGTTTCCACGGCCGAACTATGGGCAGCTTGTCCGCGACACCGAACCCCAAGTACCAAAAGCCCTTTTCGCCCATGGTCCCTGGCTTTAAGACGGGAAACTACAACGATGTTTCTGGGATCAATGATTTGGTCACTGAGAAGACATGCGGTGTTATTGTTGAGCCTATTCAGGGTGAGGGTGGTGTTACTCCTGCGACTGAGGAGTTCCTTGTTGCGCTTGCGAAGCGATGCCGTGAGGTTGGTGCTGTTCTTATCTACGACGAGATTCAGTCTGGTCTCGGCCGAACAGGAACTCTCTGGGCTCACGGTAACTTGCCCAAGGAGGCTCATCCCGATGTCCTCACAACAGCCAAGGCTCTCGGAAATGGTTTCCCAATTGGTGCTGTGCTTGTTACGCAGGATGTGTCTGATAAGATGAAGGTCGGTGACCACGGTACCACCTTTGGCGGAAATCCTCTTGCCTGCCGTCTGGCGCACTACATTGTCGGCCGTCTCTCCGACAAGCAACTCCAAGCCGACGTTCGCGCCAAGtccgagatcttcaagaagcgcttcaccaagctccagAGCCAATATCCCGATCTTGTCACAGAGGTCCGTGGGCGAGGTCTGATCTTGGGTCTGCAGTTGTCTGAGGATCCTACAGCCATTATCAAGGCTGCCCGTGAGCGAGGCTTGCTCATCATTAGTGCTGGCGTCAACACATTGCGATTTGTGCCGAGCCTGACTGTTACGGATGAGGAGATCAACCAGGGGTTGGATATTGTGGAGGCCGCTATTGCTGCTACTCGATAG